One region of Eriocheir sinensis breed Jianghai 21 unplaced genomic scaffold, ASM2467909v1 Scaffold815, whole genome shotgun sequence genomic DNA includes:
- the LOC126994519 gene encoding uncharacterized protein LOC126994519 isoform X4 has protein sequence MTIYTTTAQMAVTSRKASVSTDQSSLVIISKAAHASSASSVMAATNSADGHGSSASSVMAATNSADAHGSSASSDESSRVVTSKSAHGSSASSDESSRVVTSKSAHGSSASSDESSRVVTSKSAHGSSASSDESSRVVTSKSAHGSSASSVMAVTNSADAHGSSASTDQSSRVIASKAAHESSASTIAAEVTKSGAAHESSASTDQSSRVIASKAAHESSASTIAAEVTKSGAAHETSASTDQSSWVVTSKAAHASASTIAAEVTKFGAAHETSASTDQSSWVVTSKAAHASASSVLATPSVAARGAGLTARTGSPHRLPLHRRLVKTGPSSQKREKWRPLMLSSSQASGMEEVKTGFLSEAHCTLTAALPSFLHSFAKGTRSSPSAWQP, from the exons atgacaatttacacaacgacagcacagatggccgtgacgtccaggaaggcatcagtctctacggaccagtcatcactggtcatcatctcgaaggctgcccatgcatcatcagcctcttcggtgatggcggccaccaattcggcggatgggcatggatcatcagcctcttcggtgatggcggccaccaattcggcggatgcccatggatcatcagcctcatcagacgagtcatcacgggtcgtcacttccaagagtgcccatggatcatcagcctcatcagacgagtcatcacgggtcgtcacttcaaagagtgcccatggatcatcagcctcatcagacgagtcatcacgggtcgtcacttcaaagagtgcccatggatcatcagcctcatcagacgagtcatcacgggtcgtcacttcaaagagtgcccatggatcatcagcctcatcggtgatggcggtcaccaattcggcggatgcccatggatcatcagcctccacggaccagtcatcacgggtcattgcttcaaaggctgcccatgaatcatcagcctcgaccatagcagcggaagtCACCAAGTCTggagctgcccatgaatcatcagcctccacggaccagtcatcacgggtcattgcttcaaaggctgcccatgaatcatcagcctcgaccatagcagcggag gtcaccaagtctggggctgcccatgaaacatcagcctccacggaccagtcatcatgggttgtcacttcaaaggctgcccatgcatcagcctcgaccatagcagcggaggtcaccaaatttggggctgcccatgaaacatcagcctccacggaccagtcatcatgggtcgtcacttcaaaggctgcccatgcatcagcctcatcggtcctggccactccgtcagtggccgcacgcggtgcagggctcaccgcccggacgggctcgccacaccgcctcccgttgcaccggagaCTGGTGAAGACGGGCCCGTcatcacagaagagagagaagtggaggccgctgatgttgtccagcagccaggccagtgggatggaagaggtgaagactggcttcctaagcgaggcgcattgcaccctgacggccgcgttgccgtctttcttgcacagcttcgccaagggcacacgcagctcaccctcggcgtggcagccttga
- the LOC126994519 gene encoding uncharacterized protein LOC126994519 isoform X1, whose amino-acid sequence MTIYTTTAQMAVTSRKASVSTDQSSLVIISKAAHASSASSVMAATNSADGHGSSASSVMAATNSADAHGSSASSDESSRVVTSKSAHGSSASSDESSRVVTSKSAHGSSASSDESSRVVTSKSAHGSSASSDESSRVVTSKSAHGSSASSVMAVTNSADAHGSSASTDQSSRVIASKAAHESSASTIAAEVTKSGAAHESSASTDQSSRVIASKAAHESSASTIAAEVTKSGAAHESSASTDQSSRVIASKAAHELSASTIAAEVTKSGAAHETSASTDQSSWVVTSKAAHASASTIAAEVTKFGAAHETSASTDQSSWVVTSKAAHASASSVLATPSVAARGAGLTARTGSPHRLPLHRRLVKTGPSSQKREKWRPLMLSSSQASGMEEVKTGFLSEAHCTLTAALPSFLHSFAKGTRSSPSAWQP is encoded by the exons atgacaatttacacaacgacagcacagatggccgtgacgtccaggaaggcatcagtctctacggaccagtcatcactggtcatcatctcgaaggctgcccatgcatcatcagcctcttcggtgatggcggccaccaattcggcggatgggcatggatcatcagcctcttcggtgatggcggccaccaattcggcggatgcccatggatcatcagcctcatcagacgagtcatcacgggtcgtcacttccaagagtgcccatggatcatcagcctcatcagacgagtcatcacgggtcgtcacttcaaagagtgcccatggatcatcagcctcatcagacgagtcatcacgggtcgtcacttcaaagagtgcccatggatcatcagcctcatcagacgagtcatcacgggtcgtcacttcaaagagtgcccatggatcatcagcctcatcggtgatggcggtcaccaattcggcggatgcccatggatcatcagcctccacggaccagtcatcacgggtcattgcttcaaaggctgcccatgaatcatcagcctcgaccatagcagcggaagtCACCAAGTCTggagctgcccatgaatcatcagcctccacggaccagtcatcacgggtcattgcttcaaaggctgcccatgaatcatcagcctcgaccatagcagcggaggtcaccaagtctggggctgcccatgaatcatcagcctccacggaccagtcatcacgggtcattgcttcaaaggctgcccatgaattatcagcctcgaccatagcagcggag gtcaccaagtctggggctgcccatgaaacatcagcctccacggaccagtcatcatgggttgtcacttcaaaggctgcccatgcatcagcctcgaccatagcagcggaggtcaccaaatttggggctgcccatgaaacatcagcctccacggaccagtcatcatgggtcgtcacttcaaaggctgcccatgcatcagcctcatcggtcctggccactccgtcagtggccgcacgcggtgcagggctcaccgcccggacgggctcgccacaccgcctcccgttgcaccggagaCTGGTGAAGACGGGCCCGTcatcacagaagagagagaagtggaggccgctgatgttgtccagcagccaggccagtgggatggaagaggtgaagactggcttcctaagcgaggcgcattgcaccctgacggccgcgttgccgtctttcttgcacagcttcgccaagggcacacgcagctcaccctcggcgtggcagccttga
- the LOC126994519 gene encoding uncharacterized protein LOC126994519 isoform X2, producing MTIYTTTAQMAVTSRKASVSTDQSSLVIISKAAHASSASSVMAATNSADGHGSSASSVMAATNSADAHGSSASSDESSRVVTSKSAHGSSASSDESSRVVTSKSAHGSSASSDESSRVVTSKSAHGSSASSDESSRVVTSKSAHGSSASSVMAVTNSADAHGSSASTDQSSRVIASKAAHESSASTIAAEVTKSGAAHESSASTDQSSRVIASKAAHESSASTIAAEVTKSGGAHETSASTDQSSRVIASKAAHESSASTIAAEVTKSGAAHETSASTDQSSWVVTSKAAHASASTIAAEVTKFGAAHETSASTDQSSWVVTSKAAHASASSVLATPSVAARGAGLTARTGSPHRLPLHRRLVKTGPSSQKREKWRPLMLSSSQASGMEEVKTGFLSEAHCTLTAALPSFLHSFAKGTRSSPSAWQP from the exons atgacaatttacacaacgacagcacagatggccgtgacgtccaggaaggcatcagtctctacggaccagtcatcactggtcatcatctcgaaggctgcccatgcatcatcagcctcttcggtgatggcggccaccaattcggcggatgggcatggatcatcagcctcttcggtgatggcggccaccaattcggcggatgcccatggatcatcagcctcatcagacgagtcatcacgggtcgtcacttccaagagtgcccatggatcatcagcctcatcagacgagtcatcacgggtcgtcacttcaaagagtgcccatggatcatcagcctcatcagacgagtcatcacgggtcgtcacttcaaagagtgcccatggatcatcagcctcatcagacgagtcatcacgggtcgtcacttcaaagagtgcccatggatcatcagcctcatcggtgatggcggtcaccaattcggcggatgcccatggatcatcagcctccacggaccagtcatcacgggtcattgcttcaaaggctgcccatgaatcatcagcctcgaccatagcagcggaagtCACCAAGTCTggagctgcccatgaatcatcagcctccacggaccagtcatcacgggtcattgcttcaaaggctgcccatgaatcatcagcctcgaccatagcagcggag gtcaccaagtctgggggtgcccatgaaacatcagcctccacggaccagtcatcacgggtcattgcttcaaaggctgcccatgaatcatcagcctcgaccatagcagcggaggtcaccaagtctggggctgcccatgaaacatcagcctccacggaccagtcatcatgggttgtcacttcaaaggctgcccatgcatcagcctcgaccatagcagcggaggtcaccaaatttggggctgcccatgaaacatcagcctccacggaccagtcatcatgggtcgtcacttcaaaggctgcccatgcatcagcctcatcggtcctggccactccgtcagtggccgcacgcggtgcagggctcaccgcccggacgggctcgccacaccgcctcccgttgcaccggagaCTGGTGAAGACGGGCCCGTcatcacagaagagagagaagtggaggccgctgatgttgtccagcagccaggccagtgggatggaagaggtgaagactggcttcctaagcgaggcgcattgcaccctgacggccgcgttgccgtctttcttgcacagcttcgccaagggcacacgcagctcaccctcggcgtggcagccttga
- the LOC126994519 gene encoding uncharacterized protein LOC126994519 isoform X3, with product MTIYTTTAQMAVTSRKASVSTDQSSLVIISKAAHASSASSVMAATNSADGHGSSASSVMAATNSADAHGSSASSDESSRVVTSKSAHGSSASSDESSRVVTSKSAHGSSASSDESSRVVTSKSAHGSSASSDESSRVVTSKSAHGSSASSVMAVTNSADAHGSSASTDQSSRVIASKAAHESSASTIAAEVTKSGAAHESSASTDQSSRVIASKAAHELSASTIAAEVTKSGGAHETSASTDQSSRVIASKAAHESSASTIAAEVTKSGAAHETSASTDQSSWVVTSKAAHASASTIAAEVTKFGAAHETSASTDQSSWVVTSKAAHASASSVLATPSVAARGAGLTARTGSPHRLPLHRRLVKTGPSSQKREKWRPLMLSSSQASGMEEVKTGFLSEAHCTLTAALPSFLHSFAKGTRSSPSAWQP from the exons atgacaatttacacaacgacagcacagatggccgtgacgtccaggaaggcatcagtctctacggaccagtcatcactggtcatcatctcgaaggctgcccatgcatcatcagcctcttcggtgatggcggccaccaattcggcggatgggcatggatcatcagcctcttcggtgatggcggccaccaattcggcggatgcccatggatcatcagcctcatcagacgagtcatcacgggtcgtcacttccaagagtgcccatggatcatcagcctcatcagacgagtcatcacgggtcgtcacttcaaagagtgcccatggatcatcagcctcatcagacgagtcatcacgggtcgtcacttcaaagagtgcccatggatcatcagcctcatcagacgagtcatcacgggtcgtcacttcaaagagtgcccatggatcatcagcctcatcggtgatggcggtcaccaattcggcggatgcccatggatcatcagcctccacggaccagtcatcacgggtcattgcttcaaaggctgcccatgaatcatcagcctcgaccatagcagcggaa gtcaccaagtctggggctgcccatgaatcatcagcctccacggaccagtcatcacgggtcattgcttcaaaggctgcccatgaattatcagcctcgaccatagcagcggaggtcaccaagtctgggggtgcccatgaaacatcagcctccacggaccagtcatcacgggtcattgcttcaaaggctgcccatgaatcatcagcctcgaccatagcagcggaggtcaccaagtctggggctgcccatgaaacatcagcctccacggaccagtcatcatgggttgtcacttcaaaggctgcccatgcatcagcctcgaccatagcagcggaggtcaccaaatttggggctgcccatgaaacatcagcctccacggaccagtcatcatgggtcgtcacttcaaaggctgcccatgcatcagcctcatcggtcctggccactccgtcagtggccgcacgcggtgcagggctcaccgcccggacgggctcgccacaccgcctcccgttgcaccggagaCTGGTGAAGACGGGCCCGTcatcacagaagagagagaagtggaggccgctgatgttgtccagcagccaggccagtgggatggaagaggtgaagactggcttcctaagcgaggcgcattgcaccctgacggccgcgttgccgtctttcttgcacagcttcgccaagggcacacgcagctcaccctcggcgtggcagccttga
- the LOC126994519 gene encoding uncharacterized protein LOC126994519 isoform X6 encodes MTIYTTTAQMAVTSRKASVSTDQSSLVIISKAAHASSASSVMAATNSADGHGSSASSVMAATNSADAHGSSASSDESSRVVTSKSAHGSSASSDESSRVVTSKSAHGSSASSDESSRVVTSKSAHGSSASSDESSRVVTSKSAHGSSASSVMAVTNSADAHGSSASTDQSSRVIASKAAHESSASTIAAEVTKSGAAHETSASTDQSSWVVTSKAAHASASTIAAEVTKFGAAHETSASTDQSSWVVTSKAAHASASSVLATPSVAARGAGLTARTGSPHRLPLHRRLVKTGPSSQKREKWRPLMLSSSQASGMEEVKTGFLSEAHCTLTAALPSFLHSFAKGTRSSPSAWQP; translated from the exons atgacaatttacacaacgacagcacagatggccgtgacgtccaggaaggcatcagtctctacggaccagtcatcactggtcatcatctcgaaggctgcccatgcatcatcagcctcttcggtgatggcggccaccaattcggcggatgggcatggatcatcagcctcttcggtgatggcggccaccaattcggcggatgcccatggatcatcagcctcatcagacgagtcatcacgggtcgtcacttccaagagtgcccatggatcatcagcctcatcagacgagtcatcacgggtcgtcacttcaaagagtgcccatggatcatcagcctcatcagacgagtcatcacgggtcgtcacttcaaagagtgcccatggatcatcagcctcatcagacgagtcatcacgggtcgtcacttcaaagagtgcccatggatcatcagcctcatcggtgatggcggtcaccaattcggcggatgcccatggatcatcagcctccacggaccagtcatcacgggtcattgcttcaaaggctgcccatgaatcatcagcctcgaccatagcagcggaa gtcaccaagtctggggctgcccatgaaacatcagcctccacggaccagtcatcatgggttgtcacttcaaaggctgcccatgcatcagcctcgaccatagcagcggaggtcaccaaatttggggctgcccatgaaacatcagcctccacggaccagtcatcatgggtcgtcacttcaaaggctgcccatgcatcagcctcatcggtcctggccactccgtcagtggccgcacgcggtgcagggctcaccgcccggacgggctcgccacaccgcctcccgttgcaccggagaCTGGTGAAGACGGGCCCGTcatcacagaagagagagaagtggaggccgctgatgttgtccagcagccaggccagtgggatggaagaggtgaagactggcttcctaagcgaggcgcattgcaccctgacggccgcgttgccgtctttcttgcacagcttcgccaagggcacacgcagctcaccctcggcgtggcagccttga
- the LOC126994519 gene encoding uncharacterized protein LOC126994519 isoform X5, translated as MTIYTTTAQMAVTSRKASVSTDQSSLVIISKAAHASSASSVMAATNSADGHGSSASSVMAATNSADAHGSSASSDESSRVVTSKSAHGSSASSDESSRVVTSKSAHGSSASSDESSRVVTSKSAHGSSASSDESSRVVTSKSAHGSSASSVMAVTNSADAHGSSASTDQSSRVIASKAAHESSASTIAAEVTKSGGAHETSASTDQSSRVIASKAAHESSASTIAAEVTKSGAAHETSASTDQSSWVVTSKAAHASASTIAAEVTKFGAAHETSASTDQSSWVVTSKAAHASASSVLATPSVAARGAGLTARTGSPHRLPLHRRLVKTGPSSQKREKWRPLMLSSSQASGMEEVKTGFLSEAHCTLTAALPSFLHSFAKGTRSSPSAWQP; from the exons atgacaatttacacaacgacagcacagatggccgtgacgtccaggaaggcatcagtctctacggaccagtcatcactggtcatcatctcgaaggctgcccatgcatcatcagcctcttcggtgatggcggccaccaattcggcggatgggcatggatcatcagcctcttcggtgatggcggccaccaattcggcggatgcccatggatcatcagcctcatcagacgagtcatcacgggtcgtcacttccaagagtgcccatggatcatcagcctcatcagacgagtcatcacgggtcgtcacttcaaagagtgcccatggatcatcagcctcatcagacgagtcatcacgggtcgtcacttcaaagagtgcccatggatcatcagcctcatcagacgagtcatcacgggtcgtcacttcaaagagtgcccatggatcatcagcctcatcggtgatggcggtcaccaattcggcggatgcccatggatcatcagcctccacggaccagtcatcacgggtcattgcttcaaaggctgcccatgaatcatcagcctcgaccatagcagcggaa gtcaccaagtctgggggtgcccatgaaacatcagcctccacggaccagtcatcacgggtcattgcttcaaaggctgcccatgaatcatcagcctcgaccatagcagcggaggtcaccaagtctggggctgcccatgaaacatcagcctccacggaccagtcatcatgggttgtcacttcaaaggctgcccatgcatcagcctcgaccatagcagcggaggtcaccaaatttggggctgcccatgaaacatcagcctccacggaccagtcatcatgggtcgtcacttcaaaggctgcccatgcatcagcctcatcggtcctggccactccgtcagtggccgcacgcggtgcagggctcaccgcccggacgggctcgccacaccgcctcccgttgcaccggagaCTGGTGAAGACGGGCCCGTcatcacagaagagagagaagtggaggccgctgatgttgtccagcagccaggccagtgggatggaagaggtgaagactggcttcctaagcgaggcgcattgcaccctgacggccgcgttgccgtctttcttgcacagcttcgccaagggcacacgcagctcaccctcggcgtggcagccttga